One segment of Engraulis encrasicolus isolate BLACKSEA-1 chromosome 7, IST_EnEncr_1.0, whole genome shotgun sequence DNA contains the following:
- the tnfsf13 gene encoding tumor necrosis factor ligand superfamily member 13 isoform X2 codes for MVQRVRGTAVGCSGSCATTPVFLFAVSLTTFCICVCVLFFQAGQISELKSELMNLKTKVETADMSGHAACCWVWGCYRDTTGQSLNRVRREASKRGRQRRQNRKNRTLLHLQALSSHSQDEEDRTVIKWTPAWSQGEGLLVSGETVTVVTEGPYFLYSQVLYRSTTWIMGQVIIKRLNGTDTKLLKCVKHMPTDDNNNPLNSCYTAGVFFLESGAVLELSIPRRSASLILTPYSTFLGMHSLW; via the exons ATGGTCCAAAGAGTACGCGGGACTGCGGTGGGATGCTCGGGGAGTTGCGCAACAACGCCGGTGTTTCTTTTCGCAGTTTCACTTACAACTTTCTGCATCTGCGTCTGTGTATTGTTTTTCCAAGCGGGGCAGATCAGTGAGCTAAAGTCAGAGTTGATGAATTTAAAGACGAAAGTTGAGACGGCGGATATGTCGGGGCATGCCGCTTGCTGCTGG GTATGGGGCTGTTACAGGGACACAACAGGACAGAGTCTAAATAGAGTCAGAAGAGAGGCCTCAAAACGTGGAAGACAGCGGCGGCAGAATCGAA AGAACCGCACGCTCCTACACCTGCAGGCTTTGTCTTCTCATTCACAGG ATGAAGAAGACCGCACAGTCATAAAATGGACACCTGCTTGGAGTCAAGGGGAGGGGCTATTGGTATCCGGGGAGacggtgaccgtggtgaccgagGGTCCTTACTTCCTTTACAGCCAG GTACTCTACAGGAGCACCACCTGGATTATGGGTCAGGTGATCATCAAGCGCCTCAACGGCACCGACACAAAACTACTGAAGTGTGTGAAGCACATGCCTACAGACGACAACAACAACCCCCTAAACAGCTGCTACACTGCTG GAGTGTTCTTCCTGGAGTCTGGCGCCGTCCTTGAGCTCTCGATCCCCCGGCGGTCTGCCAGTCTCATCCTCACCCCGTACTCGACCTTCTTGGGCATGCACAGCCTCTGGTAG
- the tnfsf13 gene encoding tumor necrosis factor ligand superfamily member 13 isoform X1 yields the protein MVQRVRGTAVGCSGSCATTPVFLFAVSLTTFCICVCVLFFQAGQISELKSELMNLKTKVETADMSGHAACCWVWGCYRDTTGQSLNRVRREASKRGRQRRQNRTENRTLLHLQALSSHSQDEEDRTVIKWTPAWSQGEGLLVSGETVTVVTEGPYFLYSQVLYRSTTWIMGQVIIKRLNGTDTKLLKCVKHMPTDDNNNPLNSCYTAGVFFLESGAVLELSIPRRSASLILTPYSTFLGMHSLW from the exons ATGGTCCAAAGAGTACGCGGGACTGCGGTGGGATGCTCGGGGAGTTGCGCAACAACGCCGGTGTTTCTTTTCGCAGTTTCACTTACAACTTTCTGCATCTGCGTCTGTGTATTGTTTTTCCAAGCGGGGCAGATCAGTGAGCTAAAGTCAGAGTTGATGAATTTAAAGACGAAAGTTGAGACGGCGGATATGTCGGGGCATGCCGCTTGCTGCTGG GTATGGGGCTGTTACAGGGACACAACAGGACAGAGTCTAAATAGAGTCAGAAGAGAGGCCTCAAAACGTGGAAGACAGCGGCGGCAGAATCGAA CAGAGAACCGCACGCTCCTACACCTGCAGGCTTTGTCTTCTCATTCACAGG ATGAAGAAGACCGCACAGTCATAAAATGGACACCTGCTTGGAGTCAAGGGGAGGGGCTATTGGTATCCGGGGAGacggtgaccgtggtgaccgagGGTCCTTACTTCCTTTACAGCCAG GTACTCTACAGGAGCACCACCTGGATTATGGGTCAGGTGATCATCAAGCGCCTCAACGGCACCGACACAAAACTACTGAAGTGTGTGAAGCACATGCCTACAGACGACAACAACAACCCCCTAAACAGCTGCTACACTGCTG GAGTGTTCTTCCTGGAGTCTGGCGCCGTCCTTGAGCTCTCGATCCCCCGGCGGTCTGCCAGTCTCATCCTCACCCCGTACTCGACCTTCTTGGGCATGCACAGCCTCTGGTAG
- the LOC134452159 gene encoding uncharacterized protein LOC134452159 translates to MDLSNEDDAFLPFARKSKEVQRTSEEESMPEWQTFEEPSVFPRYSEEFWDRIVHQPSDESPQFSYFTSPGELSEAWGPPSKRRRAEALGFGAQQLPSPEELLGRRPRVKRSAEVERTAAIQPRVAAVLNHIGDLKRRQGSVELLKKDTWFSQSNDFEQTHNNTAWGKALTEVGAEQLLEPIFRDELKDTPMESEGDTQTHSAAALNTPMPGFAGSDQMRSLAPGENPMMAFVLASVDRQPQPQTAWQGPSLPQEQFWGFGRRTEE, encoded by the exons ATGGATCTCTCAAATGAGGACGATGCGTTTCTGCCTTTTGCCAG GAAATCAAAGGAGGTCCAGCGGACATCTGAGGAGGAAAGCATGCCAGAGTGGCAGACCTTCGAGGAGCCCAGTGTCTTCCCTAGGTACAGTGAGGAGTTCTGGGACAGGATAGTGCATCAGCCCAG TGATGAGAGTCCACAATTCAGCTATTTCACATCCCCCGGAGAACTT tCGGAGGCGTGGGGGCCCCCATCAAAGCGGCGGCGTGCTGAGGCTCTGGGCTTTGGGGCCCAGCAGCTGCCCTCCCCAGAGGAGCTGTTGGGGCGTCGGCCCAGGGTAAAGCGGAGCGCTGAGGTGGAGAGAACAGCAGCCATCCAGCCCCGAGTGGCCGCCGTGCTCAACCACATCGGAGATCTCAAGAGGAGACAGGGATCCGTTGAACT CCTCAAAAAGGATACCTGGTTCAGCCAAAGCAACGACTTTGAGCAAACCCACAACAACACAGCGTGGGGCAAAGCCCTGACAGAGGTGGGAGCTGAGCAACTCCTGGAGCCCATTTTCAGAGACGAGCTGAAGGACACACCGATGGAGTCAGAgggtgacacacagacacattcagcgGCTGCACTCAACACCCCCATG CCTGGATTTGCTGGAAGCGATCAAATGCGGAGCCTTGCGCCAGGTGAAAATCCCATGATGGCTTTCGTGCTGGCGTCCGTCGACcggcagccccagccccagacaGCCTGGCAAGGCCCCAGCCTGCCGCAGGAGCAGTTCTGGGGATTTGGGCGAAGAACCGAGGAGTGA